The region TGGCCGGGTGGTCGTTCGTCGTGGGCAAGCTCGCCTCCTGCGCGGCCATGGCGCTCACCTTCGCCGCCTACGTGCTGCCCGGGTGGGAGAGACCGGTGGCGGCCGCCGCGGTGGTGCTGACGACCGCCCTGGGCCACCGGGGGGTGCGCCGCTCCACGCTCGTGGTCAAGGTCCTGCTGTCGGTGGTGCTGGCGGTGCTGGCCGGCGTGGTGGTCGCCATGCTGATGAGCGGGCGGCTGGCCGCCGTCGCCGAGGTCGACGGGCTGGGCCCCTGGCCCGGCTCCTTCGGGGTGCTGGGCGCGGCCGGGATGATCTTCTTCGCGTTCGCCGGGTACGCCCGGGTGGCGACCCTGGGCGGGGAGGTCCGCGACCCGGCGACCACCATCCCGCGCGCCGTCACCCTGTCCCTGGGCGGGGTGCTGCTGATCTACCTGGTGGTGGGCACCGGGACGCTGATCGTGCTGGGCCGGGAGCGGCTCATCAACTCCTCGGCGCCGCTGGCGGACGTGGTGCGGGTGGCCGGGCTGGAGTGGGCGGTCCCGGCGGTGGCGGTCGGCGCCGCGGTGGCCTGCCTGAGCGCCCTGATCACCCTGCTGATGGGGGTCACCCGGACCACGGCGGCGATGGCCGCCGACGGCCACCTGCCCCGGGTGCTGGCCACGCGCCGCGGCCGCCACGGGGTGCCGGTGTACGCCGAGGCGCTGATCGCCGCGATCGTGGTGGGCCTGGTGCTGTTCACCGACCTGACGGGGGCGATCTCCTTCTCCGCGTTCGGGGTGCTGGTGTACTACGCCATCACCAACGCCTCGGCGCTGCGGCTGGGCCCCGACGAGCCCCGCCCGCCGCTGCCGGTGCCGCTGGGCGGCCTGGTGGGCTGTGTGGTGCTGGCGTGCAGCCTGCCGCTGAACGCGGTCGCGGCCGGCGCCGCGGTGCTGGCCGCGGGCGCTGCCCTGTGGTGGGTGCGCGACCGGCTGGGCGCCCGCGCCGCGGGCTGACGCCGCCCCGCGTCAGCCGCGGACCAGGAACTCCAGGCCGCGCCGGGTCGTGGTGGACAGGCGCAGGTCCCCGAGCTGGTCGGGGGAGAACCAGGCGCAGTCGGCGGTGGAGCCGCTCTGCTCCAGGACCCGGGGCGGGACCGGGTGCGCCACGTGCACGTGGGAGAACACCCACACCGCGTACACCTCGTGCCCGGTGGGCGGGACGCGGTGGTGGCTGGTGACCGTGATGAGGCGGCCCACCACGCCGTCCTGGCCGGTCTCCTCGTGCACCTCGCGGCGCAGGGCCGAGCGCACGTCCTCCCCCGCGTCGACGCCGCCGCCCGGCAGGTGCCAGGTGCCCGCGCCGGGGAAGCCGTCGGCGATGAGGCTGAGCAGGATGCGCCCGGCGGGGTCGGTGACGATCCCGTAGGAGGCCATGCGGCGCAGCCGCGGCCGGTCGCCGGCCGGGTCGGGCTCCTCCGGGAGCAGCTCGGCCAGGCCCGGCTCCAGCCCCTGGGGCGGCAGGACCGCGGGCCATTCGCCGGCCGCGTCGGGGGTGGCGAACACGA is a window of Nocardiopsis changdeensis DNA encoding:
- a CDS encoding APC family permease, with amino-acid sequence MLTTSSPQAGPARVLGTVDAVAIGAGAMLGAGVFSVFAPAARGAGAWLPVAVLIAGLVAYCNAMSSARLAARHPESGGAYIYGRERLGDLWGFLAGWSFVVGKLASCAAMALTFAAYVLPGWERPVAAAAVVLTTALGHRGVRRSTLVVKVLLSVVLAVLAGVVVAMLMSGRLAAVAEVDGLGPWPGSFGVLGAAGMIFFAFAGYARVATLGGEVRDPATTIPRAVTLSLGGVLLIYLVVGTGTLIVLGRERLINSSAPLADVVRVAGLEWAVPAVAVGAAVACLSALITLLMGVTRTTAAMAADGHLPRVLATRRGRHGVPVYAEALIAAIVVGLVLFTDLTGAISFSAFGVLVYYAITNASALRLGPDEPRPPLPVPLGGLVGCVVLACSLPLNAVAAGAAVLAAGAALWWVRDRLGARAAG
- a CDS encoding NUDIX hydrolase; amino-acid sequence: MIPALPRRVTAHLVARGPGGPRLLGARVLFGQDPAALARSLGGLPGDAPLVALDVITEVASTPGRSPSPLHVDRVVFATPDAAGEWPAVLPPQGLEPGLAELLPEEPDPAGDRPRLRRMASYGIVTDPAGRILLSLIADGFPGAGTWHLPGGGVDAGEDVRSALRREVHEETGQDGVVGRLITVTSHHRVPPTGHEVYAVWVFSHVHVAHPVPPRVLEQSGSTADCAWFSPDQLGDLRLSTTTRRGLEFLVRG